Proteins found in one Trichoplusia ni isolate ovarian cell line Hi5 unplaced genomic scaffold, tn1 tig00003736, whole genome shotgun sequence genomic segment:
- the LOC113508070 gene encoding dolichyl-diphosphooligosaccharide--protein glycosyltransferase subunit STT3B-like, which produces YNCPINNELQFIPACVHRYDSGGSPPGYDRTRGALPGNRGFKLTYLEEAYTTEHWLVRIYRVKKPDEFNRPRLPLSKRTVPTSNSISKKLALGGGPTTSKRRKGMMKNKPSIVKGKKAVKLE; this is translated from the exons TATAATTGTCCAATAAACAACGAACTACAATTTATACCTGCTTGTGTACACAGATACGACAGCGGTGGCAGTCCGCCGGGCTACGACCGCACGCGCGGCGCGCTGCCCGGCAACCGCGGCTTCAAGCTCACCTACCTCGAGGAGGCCTACACTACCGAGCACTGGCTCGTCAGGATATACAG GGTAAAAAAGCCAGATGAGTTCAATCGCCCGCGCTTGCCGCTTTCGAAAAGAACGGTGCCGACAAGTAACTCCATTTCTAAAAAG CTTGCATTAGGAGGCGGACCGACG ACATCGAAAAGACGAAAAGGTATGATGAAGAACAAGCCGAGTATCGTGAAGGGTAAGAAGGCGGTGAAGCTGGAGTGA